The sequence GGCGAGGACCGGCTGCCGGCGAGTTACGCCAACTTCTACATAGGAAATACCGTCGTGCTGGTGCCGGTCTTCGGCCACCCGAACGACGAGGTCGCTCTCGCCCGGATACAGCAGGTCTTCCCTGATCGGGAGGTCGTCGGCATCGACTGCACGGCGATGGTCCCGGGCTTTGGCGCGATCCACTGCATCAGCCAGCAGCAACCGTCGGTGGAACGGAGGGAGTGAGGGGGACGGGCCCCCCGGTCCACCGTATGGGTTTTCATCACTTCGACTGTACTGTCGTTACTCGCACCTCTGGTACTCAGATACCTGCCCCAGGCACGGATTTCCACCCGCCTGCGCACCTTCGGTGCTCGAGCTCCCGGCCCCGCGAGGATCGGGGGAGGAGCGCGAAGCGCGGGTGGGGGGTTACGAGTATCGCTACCCGGTGAGACAGGGGAGGAGGGCAAGCCCCCCTCCCCGTCGTCCCCTCCCCCAGGGGCGATAGCCACCACGGTCCACTGTACAGGGACAAACCTGGGGAAGGACTAGGTCCGGGCTATCCCCGGACTCCCATTTGTTCTCTCCGGGAAACCGTCTCCAGAGCAACTCCAGGATAGGAGTTACGCAGTTCGCCCGAAATGACGATATCATTTGATGGATGCGCATGATTTGTTAACCATTTTGAGTTGCCAACCATTTAAGTCACGACGCATTCTGCGTAACTCCTACAGGATAGGGATTGCCACTGGATATCACCACGCACTGCCCCCGCCCCCCGGGGCGGGGGAGGAGGCCGGAGGCCGGGAAGGGTGGGGTTACTGAGGGAATAACCCCGGGGAAGATCAACTTGGGGATCGTCGCGCGGGAAGGCCATTTTTGTGCAACATGAGGCATAGCCTCATGAGCGCTTTATCCGGGAAGACTTGCGTCCCCCTTACAGGCGGTTGCCGGGCCAGAATGGTGTTGAGAGCGTTCACCTCCCGCCACCCACGGAGGTGCGGGCACCTCAACCTTTCCCGGGAACCGGCCTCCCCACCGGCATGAGATAGAGCGGTGTTGTGTTCTCAGGGAGTCCGAGAACCTCCCGGACGTTATCGTCGTCGAACGACCCGATGGTGACGGTGCCAAGGTTGATCGCCGCCGCCTGGAGGTAGACGTTCTCTGCGGCGTGCCCGGCCTCCATGAAGACGTAACGCATTCCACGATCGCCAAAATCCGCGGTCGTCCGTTCTGGGACCGCGGCGATGACGACCGTCGCCGGGGCGTTGCCAACTGGAGCCTGGTCGACGGCTGCCGCCTGCAGGGCAGTCCGCTGGTCCCCGCTGGCGGTCTGGATGAGCAGGTGTTCACCGGGCTGGTAGTGATAGATCCCGGGCTTAAGGCCCATGATGTTGCCCGCGACAACGTAGACCTCCAGGGGGTAGAGGGGGCCAGCGGAGGGAGCGGTCCGGTGTCCCCGTTCGTCCGTGACTCCCTGTGCCGCCCAGAGGGTCTGCCCGAGATCGGTGAGCGTCAGCGGCGCTCCAGCGTAAGCCCTGACTGACCGCCGTTCCTGAAGCGCCTCCTCGACCGAGACGTTGCCTTTGAGGCTGGGTTCCGGGAGCGCAACAGTGCCTTCCGGCGCTTCTGACGGTGCAGGAGCGTTATTCTCTCCAGACTGAGTTTGGATGCCTGCGCACCCGGAGACCAGCACCAACGCGAAGATCGCAGCGATGATGAAACCCGGGTGGATATATTTCCGATTCATGATACTGGATAGGGGCTTGCCCCCCCGGTATATGAAGGTATTGGAGCGCCCCCCGGTGGTCGAGAAGGGGAACTTCATCAGATACATGGGAGATAGTGCAGCGGGGGCATGCGATAGCAAACAGCGTCCGCGTCGCCGCCGTCAACCGGGTAGGCGACGAAGGCGATATCAGGTTCTTCGGGAGTTCATTCGTCACCGACGCCTTCGGCAACGTCCTTTCCCGGGCGGGGAAGACCGGTGAGGAGGTCTTCCCGGATCGGGAGGTCGTCGGCATCGACTGCACGGCAATGGTCCCGGGTTTTGGCGCGATTCACTGCATCAGCCAGCAGCAGCCGTCGGTGCAGGGGGCTGCACCACGGCCGGAGTGAGCGTGTAACGTTAACGCCAGTGCCCCCTTATCACCGGTTCCGGTGGATACGGCCCTCGCGGTAGCGGCCTCGGGCGGGGGCGGACGGCCGGGTAGCCGATAGTGACGAGAGCGAAAGGAACGACATCATCCGGGAGCGAGAAGTGGTTTGCAAACCCAAGCATCCTGTTGGCGTCCGGGTAGACGGCGGTCCATATCGCGCCAAGTCCGAGTGCGTGAGCGGCGAGAAGGATGTTCTCTGTCGCCGCAGCACAGCTTTGTATTCGGAAATTCGGTTTCTCCGGGAGCGGCGACCGGTAGGCACAGACGATGATTGCTGCTAGTATGATGAAGAAACCTCTCGGTAGGGACTGATCGCCGGGATGCAGGAGAGGATGCCCGGGTCGTTGATGACGATGAAATGGCAGGGTGGTTCGTTTCCGGCGAAGGGAGCCTGCATCGCGACCGCGAGGAGTCTCTTCGCTGCCTCCTGGGGAAACGGGCGGTCGGTATACCCCTGACGTTCCGCCGGGTCAGGACAATTCCGAGGGCATTCATCTCGCGACCCTGCGGGAAACCCGTGACTTCAAACGTTCCCCGGAACCGGCCTCCCCACCGGCATGAGATAGAGCGGCGTTATGTTCTCAGGGAGTCCGAGAACCTCCCGGACGTTATCGTCGTCGAACGCCCCGATGGTGACGGTGCCGAGGTTGATCGCCGCTGCCTGGAGGTAGACGTTCTCTGCGGCGTGCCCGGCCTCCATGGAGACGTAACGCATCCCGCGCTCGCCGTACTTCGCGGTCGTCCGGTCAGGGACCGCGGCGATGACGACCGTCGCCGGGGCGTCGCCAACCGAAGTCTGGTTGACGGCCGACGCCTGCAGGGTTGCCCGCTGATCCCCGCTGGCGGTCTGGATCAGCAGGTGTTCACCGGGCTGGTAGTGGTAGATCCCGGGCTTAAGGCCCATGATGTTACCCGCGACAAGGTAGACCTCCAGGGGGTAGAGGGCGCCGGCTGAGGGAGCGGTCCGGTACCCCCGATCGTCCGTGACTCCCTGTGCCGCCCAGAGGATCTGCCCGACATCAGTGAGCGTCAGCGGCACTTCAGCGTAAGCCCTGACTGACCGCCGTTCCTGAAGCGCCTCCTCGACCGAGACGTTGCTTTTAAAGCTGGGTTCCGGGAGCGTGATGGCCCCCTCCGGCGTTCCCCGTGGTGTGGGAGTGCTGTTCTCTCCAGGCAAGGGGTGGACGCCTGCGCACCCGGAGGCCAGCACCAACGTGAAGATCGCAGCGATGATAAGACCCGGGTGGATATATTTCCGGTCCATGATACTCGGGGACACAGGCCCGTGTGTAATATGAAGATATCGGAGCGCCACCCCACCACTACCGTTTCTTCTTCCGGCGCCCCCGGGTGGTCGAGAAGGGGAACTTCACCAGGTCCCGGAGGCCGCCGGCCGGGGAGAAGTTTCGCATGTCCCGCCGGACTCCGGCGATAAGTTCGTTGACAACCTCCTCCTCCTTCGCCTCCCCTTCCTCCTGCACCGCGCTCAGACGGTGCAGGGAGTAGAGTCCGAGGAGGAAGGCGAAGAGGAAGAAGAACTCCCACTGCTTCAGGTCGAGGGTGACAAAGACAAGTTCCCGCACCGGGTCTTTCCAGATCAGCGTCCAGATCAGTTCGCGCTCCGCGAAGAAGTCCACGAAGAGCCCGCCGAGGATCGGGGCGATCCCGGCGGCGACCGAGTTCGTGAAGGTGCTTGCCGCAAGGTAACTGGTCGCCTGGCCCTGCGGGGCAAGTTTCAGGCTGATGTTCCCGGACGCAAGCGAGACCCCTGCTAGCGATATCCCCATCAGGATGTGGATGAGGATGAGCAGCGGGTAGGTCAGGGCATAGATCTCGGGGAGCGTCACAAACATCCACGCAAAGATAGCGAGCATAAACAAGGGGCCACTGACGGAGAGGACCGACTTGTTGGAGAACCGGTCAGATATCCGGCCCCATGACCGGTAGAAGATGATGTTCATGACCTGGCTGAGGACACTGAGCGCGACGACGAGCGAGATATCGAGGCCGAGCCTCTGCAGCATGTAGACCGTGAAGAACGGCGCTGCAAGGTTGACGGCGAAGTTCCATGAGCCGAGAAATATGATGAGGTTCTTGAAGTTGATGTCCTGGAACGGCTTTGCGATGGCGGCAAGCAGGCCGTCCTCCTCACCGTCAGCGACCATCCGGGGTTCGGGTGTCCGCGCGAGGAGCGTGATCCCGAAAAGTCCGGCGAGGAGCCCGAGGAGGAAGAGGAGCGAGTAGCCGTAGGCCGCAAGGTCAGGGAATACGGCCTCCCACGAGTCGATGAAGAAACCCGCGACGAGGCTGATGACAAGCGCAAGCCCTGTCGAGAGGGTCAACCGCCGTGAGAAGAAGGCCCCGAGCCTGTCCTGGGGTATCAGGTCCCGCATCCATGAGTTCCAACCGCAGTGCGAGAACGCCGAGAATGATGAGTAGAGGACTATCGAGGCGATGAGCACGAAGATTCCCCGTTCCGGCGAGAGGAAGAACGGTATCAGGATGATGGGAACCCAGAAGAGGCGGGCGACAAGCGAGGCCGCCACGACCACCAGTCTCCGTTTCTGCACCCGGTCGACGACGTAGATGGCGGGCATCTGCAGGAGTTCGGCGAGCGGTGGGATGGCGGCGAGCAGTCCGATGACGGTATTGGACGCCCCAAGCTGGAGCGCGAAGGCTACGAGGAAGATGCCGCCGGTCAGGGTCACCATCGCCTGGGTGGCGAGGCCGTCCCTGATGACGAGTTTTAAGCCGTGGTCGACCTCTTTGTCCGTCAGGCTCTCTTTTACCTCAAAGACCATGCTTCACCCTGGTATCCTCTTCTGATGCTCACGGGACCGATGACCTCGAAAAGCTGCCCTCCGTGCCGGAACTCCTGTAGCACCAGGCGGCTTTTATCAGGCCACTACTGTATAAAAATAGAATTATATTAATTTGTTTGAATAAATTTGCCAGCCTCTCGAGGTCTTCCGGCAGGAACCGGGGAGCTGGCTCTCAACTCCCCGAAGACCACGGCGTTCTGACTGAAGATTTTACCCCGGGTCACCGCCACTCCTCTAGCACCTTCCGGACGAGCTCCCGCCGGTCCGGCTTCCCGGCGGTGAGCGACTGGAACTTCTCCTCGTAGACCGGTTTTTCGACCGAGTAGAACGTTCCGAGCGCGATCGGAGCCTCCCTGTCGTAATCCCACTCCCTGACTTCTGTAAGGGCGCTCTCAAATCTGCCAGTATCAACCTCCCCTTCTCGCATCTCGTAGGCGTGGGCGTTGTAGTAGTCGGTCAGGTTAAAGTAGGTCGCGCAGATCTGGAGGACGTCGATGAACGAGAACCCCCGGTGCATGATCGCCTCCTTGAAGAGGTCCTTGAGATGCCTGACCTTCTTCGTGTAGCCCCGGGCTACATGGGTGGCCCCGGCGGCGAGCATCACCGCAAGCGGGTTTATGGGGTGCTCTGTGATCCCGCCGGGTGTGGAACGGCCGCGGAACCCGAAGGGTGAGGTTGGGGTGTATTGTCCGGTCGTCAGCCCGTAGACCCGGTTGTCGTGGACGATGACCGTGATGTCGCTGTTCCGTTTGGCAGCGAAGATGAGATGGTCGAGCCCCTCAGCATAGATGTCGCCGTCCCCGACGTGGCAGATCACCCGAAGGTCCGGGTTTGCGAGGCGCATCCCGGTGGCCGCCGGTATCGAGCGGCCGTGGATGCCGTAGAAACTGTTGATGTTTAAGTAGTCCACCAGTTTTCCGTGGCAGCCGATCCCGCCGAGGAGGACGAAGTTTTCAAGGGGTATGCCCTCCTCCTCCGAGAGTTCGGCGATGGCCGACTTCATCATGTGCTGGATTGCGAAGTTGCCGCACCCGGGGCACCAGGTGTTCTCTGCCGGGCTGATGAGCTCGCCGGCCGGCTTTCCGGCAAACCGCTCGGGGCTCATGCGATCACCTCCCCGAGTCTCGCCTCCAGTTCGTCGACTGCAAACGGCCGCCCGTCGTACTTCAGGACAGGGCGGCCGGGGTCGAAGTTCTGCTGCCTGAGGAGGCGGGCGAGCTCTCCAGTGGCGTTGTTCTCGACGCAGACGACTCTGCCTGCCCCGATCATCGCCTCCTTCCAGGCACGGACGGGGAAGGGTGCGAGGACGAGCGGCTGGACGACCTGCGCCTCGAACCGCTCGGCAGCCTCGATACACGCTCCCTTCTGCGATCCCCAGCATATGATCGTCGTCCCGGCGTCGTGAGGGCCGTAGGTCTTCACCGCCGGATAAGTCATGAGTTCCCGTCTCAGGCTCTCGCCTTTCGCAAGCATCTTCTCCTGCAGCCCCCTGACACCCTCTGCGGTCTCGGTGGTGAACCCGGTCTCGTCGTGGGCGTAACTGCTTGCCTTGACGACGGCGCCCTCCCTTCCCGGGAACGCGAGCGGCGATACGCCGCTCCCATTCCTGGCGTACCGCCGGTACTCCCCGCTCCCGTCCCAGAGAACCGGTTCCCGATCCGGGGGCGCCGTGACGGCCCCGGCATCAAAGGAGAAGGCCCCCTCCGCGAGGGTCTTGTCGGTGAGGATGATCGAAGGCACCTGGTACTTCCAGGAGAGCATCAGGGCGGCCGCCGACCAGGAGTAGGCCTCTTCGAGGTCGCCTGGGGCAACGACGAGCCGGGGGAACTCCCCCTGCCCCGCGTTCAGGACGAAGTGGAGGTCGCTCTGGGCGGTGTAGGTGGGGACGCCGGTGCTCGGGCCCGGCCGCTGCCCCATCACGATGGTCACGGGGATCTCAGACATCCCGGCGAGGGAGAGCCCTTCGGTCATCAGGCAGAACCCACCGCCCGATGTGCCGACCGCAGCCTTCTCGCCTGCGTAGGCGAGCCCGAGGGCCATGAGGATGACGCTGATCTCGTTTTCGGGGTGAACGACCTTGATGGCGAGGTCTTCGGCGCGCCGGGCGAGGAAGTGAAGGAGGTTTGAGGCCGGGGTCATCGGGTAGGCGACGTAGGCCTCAAGCCCGCCGTACACGAGTCCGAGTCCTGTGGCCTCGTTCCCGGTCAGAACCGGGAGTGCCGGGTGTTCGAGGGGTTCGACCGTGAAGACATCCCCGGCGGCGTCGTAGCCCCGGCGGGCGACCCGGAGGTTTGCCTCCAGGTGCTTTGCAGGGACGGTTGCGCGGAGGACGTCCTCATAGACTGCCGGCTCAATGCCCGCCACCCGCGCAAGCGCCCCGAGCATCGCGGAGTTTTTGGTGATCGGGGGCGCCTTCTCCTCCTTGATGATCCGGTCAAGCGGGAGGCCGTAGCCATCCGCCTTCACCGCCCCTGAGGCGTCGTAGATGATGGTCGTGCCGTCGTGGACCCGCTCCCGGTGGTTATCGATGCTCTTCTGATCGAAGGCGAGGAGGATATCGACCGGGGTGCGGTGCGCCCTGACCGTCTTCTCCGAAGCCCTGATGATGGCGAAGTTGTGCCCGCCCCTGATGAGCGAGGGGTAGTCGAAGTACATGTACGTATAGTAGCCAAGACGGGAGAAGAGGCCGGCGATGGAAAGGCCTGCCGTATTGATGCCCTCCCCGGCCTTTCCTCCGATCAGTATGGAGTATTCGCTCATAGCAATCGGGGTGCCGTAGCCCGCATGCGGGTATATAGGTTGCGCCCACAGGGGAGGGCGATGTCGGCGGTAGCGGATGCGGGCCTCGGGGTTTCGAACCGCAGCACC is a genomic window of Methanoculleus bourgensis MS2 containing:
- a CDS encoding MFS transporter, translated to MVFEVKESLTDKEVDHGLKLVIRDGLATQAMVTLTGGIFLVAFALQLGASNTVIGLLAAIPPLAELLQMPAIYVVDRVQKRRLVVVAASLVARLFWVPIILIPFFLSPERGIFVLIASIVLYSSFSAFSHCGWNSWMRDLIPQDRLGAFFSRRLTLSTGLALVISLVAGFFIDSWEAVFPDLAAYGYSLLFLLGLLAGLFGITLLARTPEPRMVADGEEDGLLAAIAKPFQDINFKNLIIFLGSWNFAVNLAAPFFTVYMLQRLGLDISLVVALSVLSQVMNIIFYRSWGRISDRFSNKSVLSVSGPLFMLAIFAWMFVTLPEIYALTYPLLILIHILMGISLAGVSLASGNISLKLAPQGQATSYLAASTFTNSVAAGIAPILGGLFVDFFAERELIWTLIWKDPVRELVFVTLDLKQWEFFFLFAFLLGLYSLHRLSAVQEEGEAKEEEVVNELIAGVRRDMRNFSPAGGLRDLVKFPFSTTRGRRKKKR
- a CDS encoding thiamine pyrophosphate-dependent enzyme, giving the protein MSPERFAGKPAGELISPAENTWCPGCGNFAIQHMMKSAIAELSEEEGIPLENFVLLGGIGCHGKLVDYLNINSFYGIHGRSIPAATGMRLANPDLRVICHVGDGDIYAEGLDHLIFAAKRNSDITVIVHDNRVYGLTTGQYTPTSPFGFRGRSTPGGITEHPINPLAVMLAAGATHVARGYTKKVRHLKDLFKEAIMHRGFSFIDVLQICATYFNLTDYYNAHAYEMREGEVDTGRFESALTEVREWDYDREAPIALGTFYSVEKPVYEEKFQSLTAGKPDRRELVRKVLEEWR
- a CDS encoding SagB/ThcOx family dehydrogenase, whose product is MDRKYIHPGLIIAAIFTLVLASGCAGVHPLPGENSTPTPRGTPEGAITLPEPSFKSNVSVEEALQERRSVRAYAEVPLTLTDVGQILWAAQGVTDDRGYRTAPSAGALYPLEVYLVAGNIMGLKPGIYHYQPGEHLLIQTASGDQRATLQASAVNQTSVGDAPATVVIAAVPDRTTAKYGERGMRYVSMEAGHAAENVYLQAAAINLGTVTIGAFDDDNVREVLGLPENITPLYLMPVGRPVPGNV
- a CDS encoding agmatine deiminase family protein; its protein translation is MQRGHAIANSVRVAAVNRVGDEGDIRFFGSSFVTDAFGNVLSRAGKTGEEVFPDREVVGIDCTAMVPGFGAIHCISQQQPSVQGAAPRPE
- a CDS encoding nitroreductase family protein, with the protein product MPFHRHQRPGHPLLHPGDQSLPRGFFIILAAIIVCAYRSPLPEKPNFRIQSCAAATENILLAAHALGLGAIWTAVYPDANRMLGFANHFSLPDDVVPFALVTIGYPAVRPRPRPLPRGPYPPEPVIRGHWR
- a CDS encoding SagB/ThcOx family dehydrogenase; this encodes MNRKYIHPGFIIAAIFALVLVSGCAGIQTQSGENNAPAPSEAPEGTVALPEPSLKGNVSVEEALQERRSVRAYAGAPLTLTDLGQTLWAAQGVTDERGHRTAPSAGPLYPLEVYVVAGNIMGLKPGIYHYQPGEHLLIQTASGDQRTALQAAAVDQAPVGNAPATVVIAAVPERTTADFGDRGMRYVFMEAGHAAENVYLQAAAINLGTVTIGSFDDDNVREVLGLPENTTPLYLMPVGRPVPGKG
- a CDS encoding 2-oxoacid:acceptor oxidoreductase subunit alpha, whose product is MSEYSILIGGKAGEGINTAGLSIAGLFSRLGYYTYMYFDYPSLIRGGHNFAIIRASEKTVRAHRTPVDILLAFDQKSIDNHRERVHDGTTIIYDASGAVKADGYGLPLDRIIKEEKAPPITKNSAMLGALARVAGIEPAVYEDVLRATVPAKHLEANLRVARRGYDAAGDVFTVEPLEHPALPVLTGNEATGLGLVYGGLEAYVAYPMTPASNLLHFLARRAEDLAIKVVHPENEISVILMALGLAYAGEKAAVGTSGGGFCLMTEGLSLAGMSEIPVTIVMGQRPGPSTGVPTYTAQSDLHFVLNAGQGEFPRLVVAPGDLEEAYSWSAAALMLSWKYQVPSIILTDKTLAEGAFSFDAGAVTAPPDREPVLWDGSGEYRRYARNGSGVSPLAFPGREGAVVKASSYAHDETGFTTETAEGVRGLQEKMLAKGESLRRELMTYPAVKTYGPHDAGTTIICWGSQKGACIEAAERFEAQVVQPLVLAPFPVRAWKEAMIGAGRVVCVENNATGELARLLRQQNFDPGRPVLKYDGRPFAVDELEARLGEVIA